In Populus alba chromosome 1, ASM523922v2, whole genome shotgun sequence, a single window of DNA contains:
- the LOC118061191 gene encoding benzyl alcohol O-benzoyltransferase → MATPTSISFAVRRCEPELVAPAKATPHEFRQLSDIDRQLYLQFQSPHYNLYAHNPSMQGKDPVKVIKEAIAQALVYYYPFAGRIRSQGPDNKLMVDCTGEGVLFIEADADATVEQFGDPIPSPFPCFQELLYNVPGSEGILNTPLLLFQVTRLKCGGFVLGFRLNHPMTDALGIVQLLNAIGEIARGAHAPSILPVWQRELLCARNPPRVTCRHNEYGNDAPVAVDPTAKVPEFHGQVPAVAHRSFVLNRKELSNIRRWIPSHLHPCSNFEVISACLWRCYAIASQANPNEEMRMQMLVNARSKFNPPLPKGYYGNVLALPAAVTNARKLCLNSLGYALELIRNTKNRITEEYMRSLADLMEITKGQPIGLQSYVVSDLTSIGFDQVDYGWGNTIYTGPPKAMPDEISIAGTYFLPYRFKNGERGVMLLVSLRAPVMERFAILLEELARHDPERSQEQQEMIPSSL, encoded by the exons ATGGCAACACCAACTTCGATATCGTTCGCAGTCCGAAGGTGCGAACCAGAATTGGTTGCACCAGCTAAGGCCACACCTCATGAATTCAGACAGCTTTCTGATATTGATCGCCAACTATACCTCCAATTTCAATCACCACATTACAACTTGTATGCACACAATCCATCGATGCAAGGGAAAGATCCTGTGAAGGTAATAAAGGAGGCAATTGCGCAGGCACTTGTGTATTATTACCCTTTTGCTGGTAGGATTAGATCACAGGGGCCAGACAATAAGCTTATGGTTGATTGTACTGGTGAGGGTGTCTTGTTCATCGAAGCCGATGCCGATGCCACGGTTGAGCAGTTTGGTGATCCAATTCCATCTCCATTCCCATGCTTTCAGGAGCTTCTTTACAACGTCCCAGGATCAGAAGGGATCCTCAATACCCCATTATTGCTTTTCCAG GTGACACGCTTGAAGTGTGGTGGTTTTGTACTTGGGTTCCGTCTTAATCACCCAATGACTGATGCACTTGGCATAGTTCAGCTATTGAATGCCATAGGTGAGATTGCACGAGGTGCTCATGCCCCTTCAATTCTACCTGTGTGGCAAAGGGAACTCCTCTGTGCTAGGAATCCGCCACGAGTTACTTGCAGACACAATGAATATGGTAATGATGCTCCTGTTGCTGTTGATCCTACAGCCAAGGTGCCTGAATTCCACGGCCAGGTTCCCGCTGTAGCCCACCGTAGTTTTGTTCTCAACCGCAAGGAATTATCCAACATTCGTAGATGGATTCCTTCTCATTTACACCCATGTTCAAATTTTGAGGTAATAAGTGCATGCTTATGGAGATGCTATGCCATAGCATCTCAAGCTAACCCTAATGAGGAGATGCGCATGCAAATGCTTGTGAACGCACGTTCCAAATTTAACCCTCCATTACCGAAAGGATATTATGGTAACGTCCTAGCTTTGCCAGCAGCTGTAACAAATGCTAGGAAGCTTTGCTTAAACTCTTTAGGGTATGCATTGGAATTGATAAGAAATACCAAGAATAGAATAACTGAGGAGTACATGAGATCATTGGCTGATCTAATGGAGATAACCAAAGGGCAGCCTATAGGGTTACAATCATATGTTGTGTCAGACTTAACAAGTATTGGGTTCGATCAGGTGGACTATGGATGGGGCAACACGATTTATACTGGGCCACCCAAGGCCATGCCTGATGAAATTTCTATTGCAGGAACCTATTTCCTGCCGTATCGATTCAAGAACGGAGAGCGTGGGGTTATGCTTTTGGTTTCCTTACGTGCACCAGTTATGGAGAGATTTGCAATACTATTAGAGGAATTGGCAAGGCATGACCCAGAAAGAAGCCAAGAACAACAAGAAATGATACCAAGCTCCCTATAA